In Candidatus Goldiibacteriota bacterium, the genomic window ATTGTGGTGTCTGATTCGGGGTTAAACAAGCTTATCAGTTATATAGATAAAGATTAAAACAGGAGGGTTTAAATATGGCCAAGAAAAAAGTAAAGAAGACTGTAAAGAAACCTGTAAAATCAAAAAAGGTTTCAAAGAAAAGCAAAGGTAAAAAAAATAAAAAACGCGGTAAAAAGAAAAAAGGCGGTTTTGGCGGGCTTATAATTGCCGTTATTATTATTGCCGCCGTGATAGGAATAGCAAAATTAAAGGGCGGCGATCCTGTAAAGTATATTAAGGCGGATAAAATAATTGAATTCGGCGGCACAGGCGAAAAAACAGGGCAGATGAACGGGCCAAGGGGCCTTGCTGTATCTGATGACGGTTTTTTATATGTGGCTGACCTTCAGAATAACAGGGTGGACAAATTCACGTTAAACGGTGAATCCGCCGGCACAGTAGGGGAAAAAGGCGAAAAAAAAGGGCAGTTTAAAGAACCGTCCGGCGTGGCTGTAGACAAACAGAATAATCTGTATGTGGCTGACGCGTGGAACGGCAGAATGCAGAAGTTTGATTCAAAAGGCAGGTTTGTCCTGGAAATTGGCGGAGAAAAAGCCGGTTTTTACAGCCCAAGAAATGTGGCTGTTAACTCTTACGGAATGGTGCACGTGGCAGACACGGGTACTTCAAGAATACACAGGTTTGATACCGACGGAAACCGTATAGGAAAACCGTTCGGCGAGCGCGGAAAAGCGCTTGGCAATTTTCAGGAAGTGTTTGGAATAGCGTTTGACAGCAAAAAAAGGGTATATGTTGGCGACCCGGGCAATATGCGCGTGGCGGTTCTGTCAGGCGATTTAAAGCCGGAAGCTTCAATAAAAGTAAAGGGCTGGGATACGGCAAAACCCATGTGGCCTATGGTGGCTGTTGATTCGCGCGACTATCTTTACGCGGTATCTTCCGGCACGCAGGACATCTGGGTCTATGACACCAAACATCCAAAGTTCAAATATGTGGGAACCATTAAGACGGATTCAAAAGGCAAAAACCTTTTTGGCAATCCTCTTGGTATTGCAATTGACGCGCAGGATAACATTTATATATCCGAAGTATCAAAGAACACAATAGTAAAGATCAGGCCGGTATTTGAATAATACACACGGCAGTCAGGGAATTAAAGTGAAAGATAAAAATGAAGGCCTGCTGAAAGATTCAATAATAATGTTTGCCGCCACAAGCGGCGTGAACCTTTTAAATTTTATATTTCACATGTACGTAAGCAGAAAATTGGGC contains:
- a CDS encoding NHL repeat-containing protein — protein: MAKKKVKKTVKKPVKSKKVSKKSKGKKNKKRGKKKKGGFGGLIIAVIIIAAVIGIAKLKGGDPVKYIKADKIIEFGGTGEKTGQMNGPRGLAVSDDGFLYVADLQNNRVDKFTLNGESAGTVGEKGEKKGQFKEPSGVAVDKQNNLYVADAWNGRMQKFDSKGRFVLEIGGEKAGFYSPRNVAVNSYGMVHVADTGTSRIHRFDTDGNRIGKPFGERGKALGNFQEVFGIAFDSKKRVYVGDPGNMRVAVLSGDLKPEASIKVKGWDTAKPMWPMVAVDSRDYLYAVSSGTQDIWVYDTKHPKFKYVGTIKTDSKGKNLFGNPLGIAIDAQDNIYISEVSKNTIVKIRPVFE